One Actinospica robiniae DSM 44927 genomic region harbors:
- the aroC gene encoding chorismate synthase, whose protein sequence is MLRWLTAGESHGPALVAIAEGLPAGVETSTKDLAHALARRRLGYGRGARMKFEQDEVEFLGGVRHGLTQGGPVAVRIGNSEWPKWRTVMAADPAEGEGELDAIEPGSSGQARSAPLTRPRPGHADLAGIQKYGFEEARPVLERASARETAARVALGEVARAFLRQAAGVELVSHVVELGPVRAKAGLLPLPSDEERVDADPVRCLDPEASAAMVAEIDACHKAGDTLGGVVEVLVYGLPPGLGSHVHWDRRLDARLAAALMGIQAIKGVELGDGFELARVRGSQAQDEMEPANPGVRRRTGKSGGTEGGMSTGEVLRVRAAMKPISTIPRALATVDVATGEAVTAHHQRSDVCAVPAAAIVAEAMAAMTVADALLEKFGGDSVRETRRNVEAYLAELAERGLQVGGGAA, encoded by the coding sequence ATGTTGCGTTGGCTCACCGCAGGCGAATCCCACGGTCCGGCCCTCGTCGCGATCGCCGAAGGCCTGCCGGCCGGAGTGGAGACCTCGACCAAGGATCTCGCGCACGCACTGGCGAGGCGCCGGCTCGGGTACGGCCGCGGAGCTCGGATGAAGTTCGAGCAGGACGAGGTCGAGTTCCTCGGCGGCGTGCGCCACGGCCTGACCCAGGGCGGACCCGTCGCGGTGCGCATCGGCAACTCGGAGTGGCCCAAGTGGCGCACCGTGATGGCCGCCGACCCGGCCGAGGGCGAGGGCGAGCTCGACGCGATCGAGCCCGGCAGCTCCGGGCAGGCCCGCAGCGCCCCGCTCACCCGGCCCCGCCCCGGCCACGCCGACCTGGCCGGCATCCAGAAGTACGGGTTCGAAGAAGCCCGCCCGGTGCTCGAGCGGGCCAGCGCCCGGGAGACCGCCGCCCGGGTCGCGCTCGGCGAGGTCGCCCGCGCGTTCCTGCGCCAGGCCGCCGGCGTCGAACTGGTCTCGCACGTGGTCGAGCTCGGCCCGGTGCGGGCCAAGGCCGGCCTGCTCCCGCTGCCTTCCGACGAGGAGCGCGTCGACGCCGACCCGGTGCGCTGTCTTGACCCGGAGGCCTCGGCCGCGATGGTCGCCGAGATCGACGCGTGCCACAAGGCCGGCGACACCCTCGGCGGTGTCGTCGAGGTGCTCGTCTACGGCCTGCCCCCCGGCCTCGGCAGCCACGTGCACTGGGACCGGCGCCTCGACGCCCGCCTCGCCGCGGCGCTGATGGGTATTCAGGCGATCAAGGGCGTCGAGCTCGGCGACGGGTTCGAGCTGGCCCGGGTGCGCGGCTCGCAGGCCCAGGACGAGATGGAGCCCGCCAACCCGGGCGTGCGCCGGCGTACCGGCAAGTCCGGCGGTACCGAGGGCGGCATGTCCACCGGCGAGGTGCTGCGCGTACGCGCGGCGATGAAGCCGATCTCCACCATCCCGCGCGCCCTTGCCACCGTCGACGTCGCCACCGGCGAGGCCGTCACCGCGCACCACCAGCGCTCCGACGTGTGCGCGGTCCCGGCCGCCGCGATCGTGGCGGAGGCCATGGCCGCGATGACGGTCGCCGACGCCCTGCTGGAGAAGTTCGGCGGCGACTCGGTCCGCGAGACCCGGCGCAACGTCGAGGCCTACCTGGCCGAGCTGGCCGAGCGCGGCCTGCAGGTCGGTGGGGGAGCGGCATGA
- a CDS encoding shikimate kinase: MSPTKPLAVLVGPPGSGKSTVGAALAERLEVGLRDTDHDVEALTGSAIADLFVERGEEYFRELESEAVRAALESHSGVLSLGGGAILRRETRQALAPHYVVWLDVSVHSAVKRLEMNVPRPLLLGNVHSKFIELHRARAPFYEEVASCRVDTSDLTVEEIVDRLCEQIPYPPKESEA; this comes from the coding sequence ATGAGCCCCACGAAGCCTCTCGCCGTACTGGTCGGACCGCCCGGTTCGGGCAAGTCCACCGTCGGCGCGGCCTTGGCCGAACGGCTCGAGGTCGGCCTGCGCGACACCGACCACGACGTCGAGGCGCTGACCGGCTCCGCCATTGCCGACCTGTTCGTCGAGCGCGGCGAGGAGTACTTCCGCGAACTCGAGTCCGAGGCCGTGCGCGCGGCGCTCGAGTCGCACTCCGGCGTCCTCTCCCTCGGCGGGGGCGCGATCCTGCGCCGGGAGACCCGCCAGGCCCTGGCCCCGCACTACGTGGTGTGGCTGGACGTGAGCGTGCACAGTGCGGTCAAGCGGCTGGAGATGAACGTGCCGCGCCCGCTGCTGCTCGGCAACGTGCACAGCAAGTTCATCGAACTGCACCGGGCCCGCGCGCCGTTCTACGAAGAAGTCGCCAGCTGCCGGGTCGACACCAGCGATCTGACGGTCGAGGAGATAGTCGACCGGCTGTGCGAGCAGATCCCGTACCCGCCGAAGGAGTCCGAGGCTTGA
- the aroB gene encoding 3-dehydroquinate synthase has translation MSTETTRIPVGGDAPYEVVVGRGLLGELPAMLGDKVARVAVVHPKALAATGEAVRDDLAAAGLKAITIEVPDAEEQKSAQVLAYLWTVLGQAGFTRTDAIVGVGGGATTDLAGFAAATWLRGVRVVQVPTTVLGMVDAAVGGKTGINTAEGKNLVGAFHPPAGVICDLAALETLPRNDYVAGLAEVVKCGFIADPRILELIEGDIDGARRYDGPHTQELIERAIRVKAEVVSQDLRESGLREILNYGHTLGHAIERNERYQWRHGAAVSVGMVFAAELGRLAGKLDESVVQRHRDVLGALGLPLTYEASAWPKLLETMRVDKKSRADMLRFIVLAGLAKPVVLPGPDMQLLVSAFGEISA, from the coding sequence TTGAGCACCGAAACGACGCGCATCCCGGTCGGCGGTGACGCGCCGTACGAGGTCGTGGTGGGCCGTGGCCTGCTCGGCGAACTGCCCGCGATGCTCGGCGACAAGGTCGCCCGGGTCGCCGTGGTGCACCCGAAGGCGTTGGCCGCCACCGGCGAGGCGGTGCGCGACGACCTCGCCGCGGCCGGCCTGAAGGCGATCACCATCGAGGTGCCCGACGCCGAGGAGCAGAAGTCCGCGCAGGTGCTCGCGTACCTGTGGACCGTGCTCGGCCAGGCCGGGTTCACCCGCACCGACGCGATCGTAGGCGTCGGCGGCGGCGCCACCACCGACCTGGCCGGCTTCGCCGCGGCCACCTGGCTGCGCGGCGTGCGCGTGGTGCAGGTGCCGACCACGGTGCTCGGCATGGTGGACGCGGCCGTCGGCGGCAAGACCGGCATCAACACGGCCGAGGGCAAGAACCTGGTGGGCGCGTTCCACCCGCCCGCGGGCGTGATCTGCGACCTCGCCGCGCTCGAGACGCTGCCGCGCAACGACTACGTGGCCGGCCTCGCCGAAGTGGTCAAGTGCGGGTTCATCGCCGACCCGCGCATCCTCGAGCTGATCGAGGGCGACATCGACGGCGCCCGCCGGTACGACGGCCCGCACACCCAGGAGCTGATCGAGCGCGCGATCCGGGTCAAGGCCGAAGTCGTCTCCCAGGACCTGCGCGAGTCCGGCCTGCGCGAGATCCTCAACTACGGCCACACCCTCGGCCACGCGATCGAGCGCAACGAGCGCTACCAGTGGCGGCACGGCGCGGCCGTCTCGGTCGGCATGGTCTTCGCCGCCGAGCTCGGCCGCCTCGCCGGAAAGCTCGACGAGTCCGTGGTCCAGCGGCACCGGGACGTGCTCGGCGCGCTCGGACTGCCGCTGACGTACGAGGCGTCGGCCTGGCCCAAGCTGCTCGAGACGATGCGGGTGGACAAGAAGTCGCGGGCGGACATGCTGCGCTTCATCGTGCTGGCGGGCCTGGCCAAGCCGGTCGTGCTGCCCGGCCCGGATATGCAGCTGCTGGTCAGCGCGTTCGGGGAGATCTCGGCCTAG